From Trichoderma atroviride chromosome 1, complete sequence, one genomic window encodes:
- a CDS encoding uncharacterized protein (EggNog:ENOG41) — MMDYHAIHGHDTASFDIPSSTHRLPTVPASQALEDLKADPAAHISTGLAALDCALLGLDSEDSQNAAVHGGVKRGQVTEVWGPPGCGKTALGIQLAANALSDGNGVVWVDCFQKLQTQRMANVLKSVKESRILADIESIQDVDPAKLVHYSCMTLPHLLAFISRPTTAAIASDVSLIVISSLSALINSSLPRSLDAKGNKKPAKGPTQASKRLQGLQFTITTLQKLAATKNCAVVLLSQCATKMRSEQMATLIPSINTSVWEQGVSTRLVLFRDWAWTASKSSSVFLAGLQKIDGRVAQDAVEHVSAFKVESAGISSVHYEANSLDMEVAVMAPRPKRKLGQTDLEVPDSDDDEDYGWADEDEDALPPPPSQWQGSEDLILGENAGLTEDEAETEEGLQDYYYEDEETGDGDRSNNETD; from the exons atgatggattATCATGccatccatggccatgatacAGCCAGTTTTGACATTCCAAGCTCCACGC ATCGTCTCCCAACCGTGCCGGCGTCACAGGCTCTGGAAGATTTGAAAGCTGATCCGGCTGCTCACATCTCGACAGGCTTGGCAGCTCTTGACTGTGCGCTGCTGGGACTGGACTCGGAGGATTCTCAAAATGCTGCTGTGCATGGCGGCGTCAAGCGTGGCCAGGTAACTGAGGTATGGGGTCCTCCTGGCTGCGGCAAGACTGCGTTAGG GATTCAACTGGCCGCCAATGCCCTGAGTGATGGTAACGGTGTGGTCTGGGTAG ACTGCTTCCAGAAACTACAAACACAGAGAATGGCAAATGTGCTAAAGAGCGTCAAAGAATCCCGAATATTGGCGGATATAGAGAGTATTCAAGACGTGGACCCGGCCAAGCTGGTTCACTACTCTTGCATGACGCTGCCTCATCTGCTTGCGTTTATATCTCGACCAACAACCGCCGCTATTGCTTCAGATGTTTCGCTCATCGTCATTAGCTCTTTATCGGCCTTGATAAATTCCTCCCTGCCGAGGTCTTTGGACGCAAAGGGGAACAAAAAGCCTGCAAAAG GTCCCACTCAAGCTTCAAAACGCCTGCAAGGCCTACAGTTTACAATCACCACGTTGCAAAAGCTCGCCGCAACTAAGAACTGCGCCGTGGTGCTTTTATCCCAATGTGCGACCAAGATGCGAAGCGAGCAGATGGCTACGCTAATCCCGTCGATCAACACCTCGGTCTGGGAGCAGGGCGTGTCTACAAGGCTAGTTCTATTCCGGGACTGGGCGTGGACCGCCAGCAAGTCCTCGAGCGTCTTTCTAGCTGGCCTGCAAAAGATTGATGGCAGGGTGGCCCAAGACGCCGTCGAGCATGTATCTGCATTTAAAGTTGAATCT GCCGGCATATCAAGTGTCCACTACGAGGCCAACAGTTTGGATATGGAGGTGGCGGTTATGGCACCGCGACCAAAGCGGAAACTGGGGCAGACGGATCTGGAGGTGCcggacagcgacgacgacgaagactATGGCTGGgcagacgaggatgaagatgcattgccaccgccgccgtctCAATGGCAAGGCAGCGAGGATCTTATCTTGGGCGAAAACGCTGGCCTAACCGAGGATGAGGCGGAGACGGAGGAAGGGCTCCAAGACTACTATtatgaggacgaagagacCGGGGATGGCGACCGAAGTAACAACGAGACTGACTGA
- a CDS encoding uncharacterized protein (EggNog:ENOG41), translating to MPIQSAILRVARPSDNIDALLPFYVDGLGFELLFRFDQHEGFDGIMLGHKDAGYHLEFTAKAGHAAGRAPTQDNLLVFYLPDETEHAEAVARMERAGFGAVTSFNPYWDRCGRTFEDADGYRVVLASTESPF from the coding sequence ATGCCCATCCAGTCAGCCATCCTCCGGGTAGCCCGCCCCTCCGACAACATCGACGCCCTCCTCCCCTTCTAcgtcgacggcctcggcTTCGAGCTGCTCTTCCGCTTCGACCAGCACGAGGGCTTCGACGGCATCATGCTCGGCCACAAGGACGCGGGGTACCACCTCGAGTTCACGGCCAAGGCCGGGCACGCCGCCGGCCGTGCGCCCACGCAGGACAATCTGCTCGTCTTTTACCTGCCCGACGAGACGGAGCATGCGGAGGCGGTGGCGCGCATGGAGAGGGCTGGGTTTGGCGCCGTGACGAGCTTTAATCCGTATTGGGACCGGTGTGGGAGGACGTTTGAGGATGCGGATGGGTATCGGGTTGTTTTGGCGAGTACTGAGTCGCCGTTTTGA